A stretch of the Argentina anserina chromosome 6, drPotAnse1.1, whole genome shotgun sequence genome encodes the following:
- the LOC126800605 gene encoding uncharacterized protein LOC126800605 → MNPVILFVISSIFFQSIFLGGESARPKAVKGNSQIIVMGLVYCDICSNNTFSTHSYFIPGAEVRIDCMFKAVSPRIAEHISFSANRTTNRYGVYKLEIPSVEGIKCAEDSAVVSSCQASLMWSGSPACNVPGFKSTSDEIAVKSKQANLCIYSLNALNFRPSRRDIGLCGKNKV, encoded by the exons ATGAATCCAGTAATTCTCTTTGTTATTTCCTCCATATTTTTCCAGTCAATTTTTCTGGGAGGTGAATCAGCAAGACCTAAGGCAGTGAAAGGTAACTCTCAGATTATTGTAATGGGCCTTGTTTACTGTGATATCTGCTCCAACAACACCTTCTCCACTCATAGCTACTTCATACCAG GTGCTGAGGTTAGAATAGATTGCATGTTCAAAGCAGTGTCACCAAGAATTGCAGAACACATATCATTCTCAGCAAATAGAACCACAAATAGGTATGGGGTGTACAAGTTGGAAATCCCATCTGTGGAGGGAATCAAATGTGCTGAAGATTCTGCAGTAGTTTCTTCCTGCCAGGCAAGCTTAATGTGGAGTGGATCTCCAGCTTGTAATGTTCCTGGTTTCAAATCCACATCAGATGAAATAGCAGTCAAGTCAAAGCAAGCTAATCTCTGCATCTACAGCCTCAATGCTTTGAATTTCAGACCATCTAGGAGAGACATTGGCTTATGTGGCAAGAACAAAGTTTAA